One segment of Ricinus communis isolate WT05 ecotype wild-type chromosome 8, ASM1957865v1, whole genome shotgun sequence DNA contains the following:
- the LOC8276651 gene encoding superoxide dismutase [Fe] 3, chloroplastic isoform X3, with product MSWCCNLSPPRSRLLVGDYSLQLKNLDLKLLSLRNKQKRRQFQRASKLVAYYGLKTPPYPLDALEPYMSRKTLEIHWGEHHRAYVEGLNKQLAKDDILYGYTMDELVKVTYNNGNPFPEFNNAAQVFVWNHDFFWESMQPAGGEMPELGVLQQIEKDFGSFTNFKEKFIEEALTLFGSGWIWLVLKREERQLAIIKTSNANNPLPIICLDMWEHAYYLDYKNDRGKYVNAFMNHLISWNAVMARMARAEAFVNLGEPKIPVA from the exons ATGAGCTGGTGTTGTAATCTTTCTCCTCCAAGAAGTCGGCTTCTAGTGGGGGATTACTCTTTACAATTAAAGAATCTTGATCTTAAGCTTCTTTCTCTG cGAAATAAGCAGAAGAGGAGGCAATTCCAAAGGGCTTCAAAACTCGTGGCTTACTATGGATTGAAGACACCTCCTTATCCACTC GATGCCCTAGAACCGTATATGAGCCGAAAGACACTAGAGATACACTGGGGAGAACATCACCGAGCCTATGTGGAAGGATTGAACAAACAACTAGCAAAGGATGATATCTTATATGGGTATACAATGGATGAACTTGTCAAAGTAACTTATAACAATGGAAACCCCTTTCCCGAATTCAACAATGCCGCTCAGGTATTT GTCTGGAATCATGACTTCTTTTGGGAATCCATGCAACCAGCAGGAGGGGAGATGCCCGAACTTGGGGTGCTCCAGCAGATTGAGAAGGATTTTGGTTCCTTCACAAATTTCAAAGAGAAGTTTATAGAAGAAGCTCTTACACTATTTGGCTCTGGTTGGATTTGGCTTGTCT TGAAGAGAGAAGAGAGACAACTTGCTATAATTAAAACATCAAATGCCAACAATCCGCTT CCAATCATCTGTTTAGATATGTGGGAG CATGCTTATTATCTGGATTATAAG AATGACAGGGGGAAGTATGTGAATGCATTCATGAATCACCTGATCTCTTGGAACGCAGTGATGGCACGCATGGCTCGTGCAGAGgcttttgttaatttaggTGAGCCAAAAATTCCGGTTGCTTGA
- the LOC8276650 gene encoding peroxidase 50: MPRIYGYNKTFDIDPTMDQQYAVSLRGSCRRKTHPDSTVVALNDVTTPFTFDNVYFRNLQKGLGLLSKDQMLAYHPLTRSNVNMMAEDQQIFFNYFAAAMIKLGLDRSQHLTNHIQLAKGGLVLHDISFP, encoded by the exons ATGCCACGAATTTATGGGTACAACAAGACATTTGACATAGATCCAACCATGGACCAGCAATATGCAGTTAGCCTTCGAGGGTCTTGCCGCCGTAAGACACATCCAGACTCAACTGTGGTTGCACTGAATGATGTTACCACACCATTTACTTTTGACAATGTTTATTTCCGTAATCTTCAAAAGGGGCTTGGATTGCTATCCAAAGATCAGATGTTGGCTTACCACCCATTGACTCGGAGTAATGTCAATATGATGGCTGAAGATCAACAAATCTTTTTCAATTACTTTGCTGCGGCTATGATAAAATTAGGCTTAGATCGGAGTCAA CATCTAACTAATCATATTCAGTTAGCCAAAGGAGGTTTAGTGTTGCATGATATATCATTTCCATAA
- the LOC8276651 gene encoding superoxide dismutase [Fe] 3, chloroplastic isoform X2, whose amino-acid sequence MSWCCNLSPPRSRLLVGDYSLQLKNLDLKLLSLRNKQKRRQFQRASKLVAYYGLKTPPYPLDALEPYMSRKTLEIHWGEHHRAYVEGLNKQLAKDDILYGYTMDELVKVTYNNGNPFPEFNNAAQVWNHDFFWESMQPAGGEMPELGVLQQIEKDFGSFTNFKEKFIEEALTLFGSGWIWLVLKREERQLAIIKTSNANNPLVWDDIPIICLDMWEHAYYLDYKNDRGKYVNAFMNHLISWNAVMARMARAEAFVNLGEPKIPVA is encoded by the exons ATGAGCTGGTGTTGTAATCTTTCTCCTCCAAGAAGTCGGCTTCTAGTGGGGGATTACTCTTTACAATTAAAGAATCTTGATCTTAAGCTTCTTTCTCTG cGAAATAAGCAGAAGAGGAGGCAATTCCAAAGGGCTTCAAAACTCGTGGCTTACTATGGATTGAAGACACCTCCTTATCCACTC GATGCCCTAGAACCGTATATGAGCCGAAAGACACTAGAGATACACTGGGGAGAACATCACCGAGCCTATGTGGAAGGATTGAACAAACAACTAGCAAAGGATGATATCTTATATGGGTATACAATGGATGAACTTGTCAAAGTAACTTATAACAATGGAAACCCCTTTCCCGAATTCAACAATGCCGCTCAG GTCTGGAATCATGACTTCTTTTGGGAATCCATGCAACCAGCAGGAGGGGAGATGCCCGAACTTGGGGTGCTCCAGCAGATTGAGAAGGATTTTGGTTCCTTCACAAATTTCAAAGAGAAGTTTATAGAAGAAGCTCTTACACTATTTGGCTCTGGTTGGATTTGGCTTGTCT TGAAGAGAGAAGAGAGACAACTTGCTATAATTAAAACATCAAATGCCAACAATCCGCTTGTATGGGATGATATT CCAATCATCTGTTTAGATATGTGGGAG CATGCTTATTATCTGGATTATAAG AATGACAGGGGGAAGTATGTGAATGCATTCATGAATCACCTGATCTCTTGGAACGCAGTGATGGCACGCATGGCTCGTGCAGAGgcttttgttaatttaggTGAGCCAAAAATTCCGGTTGCTTGA
- the LOC8276651 gene encoding superoxide dismutase [Fe] 3, chloroplastic isoform X4 — MSWCCNLSPPRSRLLVGDYSLQLKNLDLKLLSLRNKQKRRQFQRASKLVAYYGLKTPPYPLDALEPYMSRKTLEIHWGEHHRAYVEGLNKQLAKDDILYGYTMDELVKVTYNNGNPFPEFNNAAQVFVWNHDFFWESMQPAGGEMPELGVLQQIEKDFGSFTNFKEKFIEEALTLFGSGWIWLVLKREERQLAIIKTSNANNPLVWDDIPIICLDMWEHAYYLDYKGEVCECIHESPDLLERSDGTHGSCRGFC; from the exons ATGAGCTGGTGTTGTAATCTTTCTCCTCCAAGAAGTCGGCTTCTAGTGGGGGATTACTCTTTACAATTAAAGAATCTTGATCTTAAGCTTCTTTCTCTG cGAAATAAGCAGAAGAGGAGGCAATTCCAAAGGGCTTCAAAACTCGTGGCTTACTATGGATTGAAGACACCTCCTTATCCACTC GATGCCCTAGAACCGTATATGAGCCGAAAGACACTAGAGATACACTGGGGAGAACATCACCGAGCCTATGTGGAAGGATTGAACAAACAACTAGCAAAGGATGATATCTTATATGGGTATACAATGGATGAACTTGTCAAAGTAACTTATAACAATGGAAACCCCTTTCCCGAATTCAACAATGCCGCTCAGGTATTT GTCTGGAATCATGACTTCTTTTGGGAATCCATGCAACCAGCAGGAGGGGAGATGCCCGAACTTGGGGTGCTCCAGCAGATTGAGAAGGATTTTGGTTCCTTCACAAATTTCAAAGAGAAGTTTATAGAAGAAGCTCTTACACTATTTGGCTCTGGTTGGATTTGGCTTGTCT TGAAGAGAGAAGAGAGACAACTTGCTATAATTAAAACATCAAATGCCAACAATCCGCTTGTATGGGATGATATT CCAATCATCTGTTTAGATATGTGGGAG CATGCTTATTATCTGGATTATAAG GGGGAAGTATGTGAATGCATTCATGAATCACCTGATCTCTTGGAACGCAGTGATGGCACGCATGGCTCGTGCAGAGgcttttgttaa
- the LOC8276651 gene encoding superoxide dismutase [Fe] 3, chloroplastic isoform X1, with protein sequence MSWCCNLSPPRSRLLVGDYSLQLKNLDLKLLSLRNKQKRRQFQRASKLVAYYGLKTPPYPLDALEPYMSRKTLEIHWGEHHRAYVEGLNKQLAKDDILYGYTMDELVKVTYNNGNPFPEFNNAAQVFVWNHDFFWESMQPAGGEMPELGVLQQIEKDFGSFTNFKEKFIEEALTLFGSGWIWLVLKREERQLAIIKTSNANNPLVWDDIPIICLDMWEHAYYLDYKNDRGKYVNAFMNHLISWNAVMARMARAEAFVNLGEPKIPVA encoded by the exons ATGAGCTGGTGTTGTAATCTTTCTCCTCCAAGAAGTCGGCTTCTAGTGGGGGATTACTCTTTACAATTAAAGAATCTTGATCTTAAGCTTCTTTCTCTG cGAAATAAGCAGAAGAGGAGGCAATTCCAAAGGGCTTCAAAACTCGTGGCTTACTATGGATTGAAGACACCTCCTTATCCACTC GATGCCCTAGAACCGTATATGAGCCGAAAGACACTAGAGATACACTGGGGAGAACATCACCGAGCCTATGTGGAAGGATTGAACAAACAACTAGCAAAGGATGATATCTTATATGGGTATACAATGGATGAACTTGTCAAAGTAACTTATAACAATGGAAACCCCTTTCCCGAATTCAACAATGCCGCTCAGGTATTT GTCTGGAATCATGACTTCTTTTGGGAATCCATGCAACCAGCAGGAGGGGAGATGCCCGAACTTGGGGTGCTCCAGCAGATTGAGAAGGATTTTGGTTCCTTCACAAATTTCAAAGAGAAGTTTATAGAAGAAGCTCTTACACTATTTGGCTCTGGTTGGATTTGGCTTGTCT TGAAGAGAGAAGAGAGACAACTTGCTATAATTAAAACATCAAATGCCAACAATCCGCTTGTATGGGATGATATT CCAATCATCTGTTTAGATATGTGGGAG CATGCTTATTATCTGGATTATAAG AATGACAGGGGGAAGTATGTGAATGCATTCATGAATCACCTGATCTCTTGGAACGCAGTGATGGCACGCATGGCTCGTGCAGAGgcttttgttaatttaggTGAGCCAAAAATTCCGGTTGCTTGA
- the LOC8276651 gene encoding superoxide dismutase [Fe] 3, chloroplastic isoform X5, with protein MSWCCNLSPPRSRLLVGDYSLQLKNLDLKLLSLRNKQKRRQFQRASKLVAYYGLKTPPYPLDALEPYMSRKTLEIHWGEHHRAYVEGLNKQLAKDDILYGYTMDELVKVTYNNGNPFPEFNNAAQVFVWNHDFFWESMQPAGGEMPELGVLQQIEKDFGSFTNFKEKFIEEALTLFGSGWIWLVLKREERQLAIIKTSNANNPLPIICLDMWEHAYYLDYKGEVCECIHESPDLLERSDGTHGSCRGFC; from the exons ATGAGCTGGTGTTGTAATCTTTCTCCTCCAAGAAGTCGGCTTCTAGTGGGGGATTACTCTTTACAATTAAAGAATCTTGATCTTAAGCTTCTTTCTCTG cGAAATAAGCAGAAGAGGAGGCAATTCCAAAGGGCTTCAAAACTCGTGGCTTACTATGGATTGAAGACACCTCCTTATCCACTC GATGCCCTAGAACCGTATATGAGCCGAAAGACACTAGAGATACACTGGGGAGAACATCACCGAGCCTATGTGGAAGGATTGAACAAACAACTAGCAAAGGATGATATCTTATATGGGTATACAATGGATGAACTTGTCAAAGTAACTTATAACAATGGAAACCCCTTTCCCGAATTCAACAATGCCGCTCAGGTATTT GTCTGGAATCATGACTTCTTTTGGGAATCCATGCAACCAGCAGGAGGGGAGATGCCCGAACTTGGGGTGCTCCAGCAGATTGAGAAGGATTTTGGTTCCTTCACAAATTTCAAAGAGAAGTTTATAGAAGAAGCTCTTACACTATTTGGCTCTGGTTGGATTTGGCTTGTCT TGAAGAGAGAAGAGAGACAACTTGCTATAATTAAAACATCAAATGCCAACAATCCGCTT CCAATCATCTGTTTAGATATGTGGGAG CATGCTTATTATCTGGATTATAAG GGGGAAGTATGTGAATGCATTCATGAATCACCTGATCTCTTGGAACGCAGTGATGGCACGCATGGCTCGTGCAGAGgcttttgttaa